One Nevskiales bacterium genomic region harbors:
- a CDS encoding GFA family protein — protein sequence MALDAYTGSCHCGAVRFEVEADLEAGTVRCNCSICAKTRFWLAFVPTAQFRLLQGEEHLADYRFGAGRIRHRFCTRCGVKPFGQTTDGQGVAINVACLEGLAPERLAALPVTYVDGAHDRWDAAPAVTAHL from the coding sequence ATGGCCCTGGATGCCTACACCGGCAGCTGCCACTGCGGCGCCGTGCGTTTCGAAGTCGAGGCCGATCTCGAGGCCGGCACGGTGCGCTGCAACTGCTCTATCTGCGCCAAGACCCGCTTCTGGCTGGCTTTCGTGCCGACAGCGCAGTTCCGTTTGCTGCAGGGCGAAGAGCATCTCGCCGACTACCGCTTCGGTGCGGGCCGCATCCGACACCGCTTCTGCACCCGTTGCGGCGTCAAGCCCTTCGGTCAGACCACCGATGGGCAGGGTGTGGCGATCAACGTCGCCTGCCTCGAGGGGCTGGCGCCCGAGCGCCTGGCCGCGCTGCCGGTGACCTACGTGGACGGCGCGCACGACCGCTGGGACGCGGCACCTGCGGTGACGGCCCACCTATGA
- a CDS encoding 3-hydroxyacyl-CoA dehydrogenase NAD-binding domain-containing protein: MQKIGVIGAGTMGCGIAQACALTGLDVMLVDVSEGLF, from the coding sequence ATGCAGAAGATCGGCGTGATCGGCGCCGGGACGATGGGCTGCGGCATCGCGCAAGCGTGCGCGCTGACCGGGCTGGATGTGATGCTGGTCGATGTCTCCGAGGGGCTCTTTTGA
- a CDS encoding zf-HC2 domain-containing protein: MLNCVEATRLMSEAQERKLTLREKLPLKMHVMMCSGCRNFHAQMHALRRITRAYARGENERAESPFAGDEDAGQD, from the coding sequence ATGTTGAACTGTGTCGAGGCCACCCGCTTGATGTCCGAGGCGCAGGAGCGGAAGCTGACGCTCAGGGAAAAGCTTCCGCTCAAGATGCACGTGATGATGTGCTCGGGCTGCCGCAACTTCCATGCGCAGATGCACGCACTCAGACGCATTACACGCGCTTATGCCCGCGGTGAGAACGAGCGTGCCGAGAGCCCGTTTGCCGGGGATGAGGATGCCGGTCAGGACTGA
- a CDS encoding TetR/AcrR family transcriptional regulator, whose translation MSQAAPTARGQESRQRILEAALGVFRTKGYTATTVDDLCAAAGVTKGSFFHHFDSKEAAALAAIAHWNDTTGTLFATAPYWRVEDPRERLLAYLDFRAELVRGAMPEFTCLLGTLVQETFASHPALQAACGAGIEAHAQTLVPTIEAAKAKYAPDAEWSAESLARHTQAVLQGGFVLAKAMNNPQAALDAIAHLKRYVQALLPLPSTQRKRR comes from the coding sequence ATGAGCCAGGCCGCCCCCACCGCCCGCGGGCAGGAGTCGCGTCAGCGTATCTTGGAGGCTGCGCTCGGCGTGTTCCGCACCAAGGGCTACACCGCGACGACGGTGGACGATCTGTGCGCGGCCGCCGGCGTCACCAAGGGCAGCTTCTTCCACCACTTCGACAGCAAGGAAGCGGCCGCGCTGGCCGCGATCGCGCACTGGAACGACACCACCGGCACGCTGTTCGCCACCGCCCCGTACTGGCGGGTCGAGGATCCGCGCGAGCGCCTGCTCGCCTATCTCGACTTCCGCGCCGAGCTGGTGCGCGGGGCGATGCCCGAGTTCACCTGCCTGCTCGGCACCTTGGTGCAGGAGACCTTCGCCAGCCACCCAGCGCTGCAAGCCGCCTGCGGCGCCGGCATCGAGGCGCATGCGCAAACCCTCGTGCCGACGATCGAAGCGGCCAAGGCGAAGTACGCCCCGGATGCCGAGTGGAGCGCCGAGAGCCTGGCGCGCCACACCCAGGCCGTGCTGCAAGGCGGCTTCGTGCTCGCAAAAGCCATGAACAACCCGCAGGCCGCGCTCGACGCGATCGCGCATCTGAAGCGCTACGTGCAGGCGCTGCTTCCCCTTCCATCCACCCAGCGCAAGAGGAGATGA
- a CDS encoding SRPBCC family protein: protein MPYTLTQVRVFRAPAERLWRALTEPAAIVKWNPPDGFVAEVHECDLRVGGHYRMSFINLGNGQRHSFGGSYREIVPNERLVATDRFEDDQLPGEMLTTYTLRAVSVGTELTVEQAGLPDAIPAEACRLGWQQSFDLLTRLVEAEIPS, encoded by the coding sequence ATGCCCTACACCCTGACCCAAGTTCGCGTGTTTCGCGCCCCGGCCGAGCGCCTCTGGCGCGCGCTGACCGAACCGGCCGCCATCGTCAAATGGAACCCGCCCGACGGCTTCGTGGCCGAGGTGCACGAGTGCGACCTGCGCGTGGGCGGCCACTACCGCATGAGCTTCATCAACCTGGGTAACGGCCAGCGCCACAGCTTCGGGGGCAGCTATCGCGAGATCGTGCCGAACGAGAGGCTCGTCGCCACCGACCGCTTTGAGGATGACCAGCTGCCCGGTGAAATGCTCACCACCTACACCCTGCGCGCCGTGTCCGTCGGCACCGAGTTGACGGTGGAGCAGGCCGGGCTGCCCGATGCCATCCCGGCCGAGGCCTGCCGCTTGGGCTGGCAGCAGTCCTTCGATCTGCTCACCCGCCTGGTGGAGGCGGAGATTCCCTCATGA
- a CDS encoding acetoacetate--CoA ligase, whose translation MPTRVNELPPVKEGDLLWTPSPERVAGSAMMHFMRWVERERGLRFDGDYETLRRWSVDHLEEFWGDCWRYFDVMSDTPFCSVLSSSAMPGATWFEGATINYAEHLLRPGAADETAIVHLSELREAAGTSREALRAAVRIMASRLRELGIGPGDRVVSYMPNVIETVIAFLATAAVGAVWSSAAPEFGVQTVLDRFAQIEPKLVFAADGYRFGGKDFDRSDEVRRIVASLPGVEHVIWLPYLNPTAAAPIAGAQRWSEVMAGTDPGPEEFSFARVPPDHPLWIVYSSGTTGLPKPIVHGHVGALLEACVLLRLHSDLGPGKRMFFYTTTGWIMWNITVAALVTGASIVLYDGHPSQPQPDLLWKMAAEQEVTLFGASPTYVQMMQKAGLRPKETFDLTRLDTVMLTGSPATPETFAWFYRDVKDDLWIASVSGGTDIAGGFVGSSPTLPVYAGEIQCRMLGKDIQAWNDAGKPLIDEIGELVCTNPIPSMPVYFWGDAENARYRESYFDHFPGVWRHGDFLKINARGGCHIYGRSDSTLNRYGVRIGTAEIYRVVEQVEGVVDSLIVCCDLEDGKFFMPMFLVLRDGVVMDEALRRRIESRLRSDCSPRHVPDSFYAVDAIPYTLTGKKMEVPVRKILMGWPAEKAANRDAMRNPQALEYFVRFARECPDYEAPGRR comes from the coding sequence ATGCCGACGCGAGTGAACGAGTTGCCGCCGGTCAAGGAAGGGGATTTGCTGTGGACACCCTCGCCGGAGCGGGTGGCAGGCTCCGCCATGATGCACTTCATGCGCTGGGTCGAGCGCGAGCGCGGGCTCCGCTTCGACGGCGACTACGAAACCCTGCGCCGCTGGTCGGTGGACCATCTGGAGGAATTCTGGGGCGATTGCTGGCGGTACTTCGACGTCATGTCTGACACGCCCTTTTGCAGCGTGCTGTCGTCGTCCGCGATGCCCGGTGCGACGTGGTTCGAAGGCGCCACGATCAACTATGCGGAGCACCTGCTGCGGCCGGGCGCCGCGGACGAGACGGCGATCGTCCATCTCTCGGAGCTGCGCGAGGCGGCAGGCACTTCGCGGGAGGCGCTGCGCGCCGCGGTCCGAATCATGGCGAGCCGGCTGCGCGAACTCGGCATCGGTCCCGGCGATCGGGTGGTGTCCTACATGCCCAATGTCATCGAGACCGTCATCGCCTTTCTGGCGACGGCTGCCGTGGGTGCGGTATGGTCGTCGGCGGCGCCCGAGTTCGGCGTGCAGACGGTGCTGGACCGCTTCGCCCAGATCGAGCCGAAGCTGGTGTTTGCGGCGGACGGTTACCGCTTCGGCGGCAAGGACTTCGACCGCAGCGACGAGGTGCGCCGCATTGTCGCCTCGCTGCCCGGCGTGGAGCACGTCATTTGGCTGCCCTACCTGAATCCCACGGCCGCGGCGCCGATCGCGGGGGCGCAGCGCTGGTCCGAGGTGATGGCGGGGACGGATCCCGGGCCGGAGGAATTTTCCTTCGCTCGCGTGCCCCCCGATCATCCGCTGTGGATCGTCTACTCGTCCGGCACCACCGGGCTGCCCAAGCCCATCGTCCATGGCCACGTGGGCGCGCTGCTGGAGGCCTGCGTGCTGCTGCGCCTGCATTCCGACCTGGGGCCCGGCAAGCGCATGTTCTTCTACACCACCACCGGCTGGATCATGTGGAACATCACCGTGGCGGCGCTGGTGACCGGCGCCTCCATCGTGCTCTACGACGGCCATCCCTCCCAGCCGCAACCGGACCTGCTGTGGAAGATGGCCGCCGAGCAGGAAGTCACCCTGTTCGGCGCCAGCCCGACCTATGTGCAGATGATGCAGAAAGCTGGACTCCGACCCAAAGAGACTTTCGACCTGACCAGGCTCGACACCGTGATGCTGACCGGATCGCCCGCCACGCCTGAAACCTTCGCCTGGTTCTATCGCGACGTGAAGGATGACCTGTGGATCGCTTCCGTCAGCGGCGGCACCGACATTGCCGGCGGCTTCGTCGGCTCCTCGCCGACGCTTCCGGTCTACGCCGGCGAGATCCAGTGCCGCATGCTGGGCAAGGACATCCAAGCCTGGAACGATGCCGGCAAACCGCTCATCGACGAGATCGGCGAGCTGGTCTGCACCAATCCGATTCCCTCCATGCCGGTGTACTTCTGGGGTGATGCGGAAAACGCCCGCTACCGCGAGTCCTACTTCGACCACTTCCCCGGCGTCTGGCGCCACGGCGACTTTCTCAAGATCAACGCGCGCGGCGGCTGCCACATCTACGGCCGCTCGGATTCGACCCTCAACCGCTACGGCGTGCGCATCGGCACCGCGGAGATCTATCGCGTCGTGGAGCAGGTCGAGGGTGTCGTGGACAGCCTGATCGTCTGCTGCGACCTGGAGGACGGAAAGTTCTTCATGCCCATGTTCCTCGTCCTCAGGGACGGCGTGGTGATGGACGAGGCGTTGCGAAGACGGATCGAGTCACGCTTGCGCAGCGACTGCTCGCCGCGCCACGTGCCCGACAGCTTCTATGCGGTGGACGCCATTCCCTACACGCTGACCGGCAAGAAGATGGAAGTCCCGGTGCGCAAGATCCTCATGGGCTGGCCGGCGGAGAAGGCGGCCAACCGGGATGCCATGCGCAATCCGCAGGCCCTGGAGTATTTCGTCCGCTTCGCGCGGGAGTGCCCGGACTACGAAGCGCCCGGGCGCCGGTAA
- a CDS encoding acetyl-CoA C-acyltransferase family protein yields the protein MSQREVLLVGAARTAIGSFGGSLKDVPLTGLATTVVRAALERSGIDAAEVGQVVLGNVIPTEPNDAYLSRVAALDAGIPNPVSAYNVNRLCGSGLQAILCAAQAILLGETDVAVGGGAESMSRSPYLLPAARWGARMGTAEMVDYMASALHDPWHKIHMGITAENVAERHGITRAMQDELALESQRRAARAIAEGRFREQIVPVEVPTRKGPVLFDTDEHVRADVTAEQLAKMNPVFKKDGRVTAGNASGINDGAAAVVLMEARRASALGLRPLARLVSWGHAGVEPAYMGIGPVPATRLALQRAGLSVDDLDVIESNEAFAAQACAVTRELGLDPAKVNPNGSGISLGHPLGATGAINTVKAIHELLRTGERYALVTMCIGGGQGIAAVFERV from the coding sequence ATGTCGCAACGGGAAGTCCTGCTGGTGGGCGCCGCCCGCACGGCGATCGGCAGCTTCGGCGGATCACTCAAGGACGTGCCGCTGACCGGCCTCGCCACTACCGTGGTGCGGGCGGCGCTCGAACGTTCCGGCATCGATGCGGCCGAGGTGGGCCAGGTCGTCCTCGGCAACGTCATCCCCACCGAGCCGAACGATGCCTACCTGAGCCGCGTCGCGGCCCTCGACGCCGGCATACCCAACCCGGTATCCGCCTACAACGTCAATCGCCTTTGCGGATCGGGCCTGCAGGCGATCCTCTGCGCCGCCCAGGCGATCCTTCTGGGGGAGACTGATGTCGCCGTCGGCGGCGGCGCCGAGTCCATGAGCCGCAGTCCCTATCTGCTGCCCGCCGCACGCTGGGGCGCACGCATGGGCACGGCCGAGATGGTCGACTACATGGCGAGCGCCCTCCATGATCCGTGGCACAAGATTCACATGGGCATCACCGCGGAGAATGTCGCGGAACGCCATGGCATCACGCGCGCCATGCAGGACGAACTGGCACTGGAAAGCCAGCGCCGGGCCGCCCGGGCGATCGCCGAAGGGCGCTTCAGGGAGCAGATCGTGCCGGTGGAGGTTCCCACGCGCAAGGGGCCGGTTCTGTTCGATACCGATGAGCACGTCCGCGCGGACGTGACGGCCGAACAGCTGGCGAAGATGAATCCGGTATTCAAGAAGGACGGTCGGGTGACGGCGGGCAACGCCTCCGGCATCAACGACGGTGCGGCCGCCGTGGTGCTGATGGAGGCACGGCGCGCTAGCGCGCTGGGGCTGCGGCCGCTGGCGCGCCTGGTGTCCTGGGGCCACGCCGGCGTCGAGCCGGCGTACATGGGCATCGGCCCGGTGCCGGCCACGCGCTTGGCCTTGCAGCGCGCGGGGCTCAGCGTGGACGATCTGGACGTCATCGAGTCCAACGAGGCCTTCGCCGCCCAGGCTTGCGCTGTGACGCGCGAGCTGGGGCTGGATCCGGCGAAGGTGAACCCGAACGGCTCCGGCATCTCCCTCGGCCATCCTTTGGGCGCCACCGGCGCCATCAATACCGTCAAGGCGATTCATGAGCTGCTGCGCACTGGGGAGCGCTACGCGTTGGTAACCATGTGCATCGGCGGCGGGCAGGGCATCGCTGCAGTCTTCGAGCGAGTCTGA
- a CDS encoding VOC family protein, with amino-acid sequence MKPLLPCLAFANAEQTEQAVRTYIELFRAVFGQAGELARSTFSQAEIDTVKQLHGLPSEQLPGPAGAVKTIRFQLNGMELLALNGGGYFGKFHESFSLYVNCDTQAQIDRLHEALSEGGQVQPCGWVKDRFGVSWQIVPEFVLAIDEGPDRAAAERMNVAILGMTKLDRHSVLRFSNLGPDAPHSRG; translated from the coding sequence ATGAAGCCCCTCCTTCCCTGTCTGGCCTTTGCCAACGCCGAGCAGACCGAACAGGCGGTCCGCACCTATATCGAGCTCTTCCGCGCCGTGTTCGGCCAGGCGGGGGAGTTGGCGCGCAGCACGTTCTCGCAGGCCGAGATCGACACCGTGAAGCAGCTACACGGCCTGCCGAGCGAGCAACTGCCGGGGCCGGCCGGTGCGGTCAAGACCATTCGCTTCCAGCTCAACGGCATGGAACTCCTGGCGCTCAACGGCGGCGGCTATTTCGGCAAGTTCCACGAGAGCTTCTCGCTTTACGTGAACTGTGACACCCAGGCGCAAATCGATCGCTTACACGAAGCCCTGTCCGAAGGGGGCCAGGTGCAGCCCTGCGGCTGGGTCAAGGACCGCTTCGGCGTGTCCTGGCAGATCGTCCCGGAGTTCGTGCTGGCCATCGACGAAGGCCCCGACCGTGCCGCCGCCGAGCGGATGAACGTGGCGATCCTTGGCATGACCAAGTTAGATCGCCACTCAGTGCTTCGCTTCAGCAACCTTGGCCCCGATGCGCCGCATTCTCGTGGGTGA
- a CDS encoding LuxR C-terminal-related transcriptional regulator, producing MTKSVPKQLRPVPATDNPPTQSATPVRQKLFVTTKLRPPTNKANLIERPRLMEILGHTLSRKLALIHAPAGFGKTTLAAQWHDRLHATGITVAWLAIDAADNDLERFLAYVVEAIRAAEPDIGAGLTEVIESNPGNAAEFVLGDLINEFELYDKEFVLFLDDWHLIHEPKIHQALELFLSRVPPNFHLVVTSRSRAGIPLARLRVQNELVEINAADLRFDYTESSTFLSDAKALQLGAEDLEVLWRSTEGWVAALQLASISLRSAGDRDRILRWVAGTPHDIGEYLAENVLDSLPKDLVDFMLKTSILGRLSGELCRAVTGEAASAQFLDALERQELFLLPLDEERQWFRYHHLFARFLQRRLEREHPGLMPKLHLAASDWFAAHGQTAEALAHALAADEVERAIALVEKDAMALMQNSYMSTLLGLVAQLPQARLFDRPILQTAVAWAHCLTHHPHESEEALAHVIRVASTQPPQTQKLLLGEANVIRACNGVYADRIDDVETMVRPCLNESAIYSPWVVGVAANILTYRHIHTYQFDKVAPLQTWARDYQDRAQGLFSGVYGRCFSGIAACWAGDLALGKKHFLDALVLARDTAGRQSHAARLAGALLGQLKYEANELEETEQLLQESRILGFEGGVVDFYLATFISTCRLMVQKGDYAEASAILQEGEDTARHLRLDRLAMAVAGERVRLSLLVGDIRGAERTLADFDGRFAGAEPPVAGIAAQIWDYREMARARLLCEQGYPEQAVTILRTQSRRAQDSGRKYHEVAINVLLAIALDVAGQGADAEETLARTVADAVPRGIIRTFLDEGPRVVVILERLREKARRHQAAAGGLPEFGASANLLVTTSRHPDRGLPLLVASRAPATSTEYGARTRAPFDDSLKRREIDIIRFLDQGRSNKEIARALGISVDTVKWYLKAIFCKLGVARRGQAIAEARRLRLLDEP from the coding sequence ATGACCAAATCCGTACCCAAGCAACTGCGCCCGGTGCCCGCGACAGATAATCCACCCACCCAGAGCGCCACCCCAGTCCGCCAGAAGCTCTTCGTCACCACCAAACTGCGCCCGCCCACCAACAAGGCGAACCTGATCGAGCGCCCGCGGCTGATGGAGATCCTCGGCCACACCCTGTCGCGCAAGCTGGCGTTGATCCACGCGCCTGCCGGCTTCGGCAAGACGACGCTAGCCGCGCAGTGGCACGACCGGCTTCACGCCACGGGCATCACGGTCGCCTGGCTGGCCATCGATGCCGCCGATAACGACCTGGAGCGTTTCCTCGCCTACGTCGTCGAGGCGATCCGCGCCGCCGAGCCGGACATCGGCGCGGGCCTCACGGAGGTGATCGAGTCCAATCCCGGCAACGCCGCCGAGTTCGTGCTGGGGGACCTCATCAACGAGTTCGAGCTCTATGACAAGGAGTTCGTACTGTTCCTCGACGACTGGCACCTGATCCATGAGCCCAAGATCCACCAGGCCCTGGAGCTGTTCCTCTCGCGCGTGCCGCCCAATTTCCACTTGGTGGTGACCAGCCGCAGCCGGGCCGGCATTCCTCTGGCGCGCCTGCGGGTGCAGAACGAGTTGGTGGAGATCAATGCCGCGGACCTGCGCTTCGACTACACGGAATCGAGCACCTTCCTCTCGGACGCGAAGGCGCTGCAGCTGGGCGCCGAGGACCTGGAGGTCCTGTGGCGCAGCACCGAGGGCTGGGTCGCCGCGCTGCAGCTCGCCTCGATCTCCCTGCGCAGCGCCGGCGACCGGGATCGCATCCTGCGCTGGGTGGCGGGCACGCCCCACGATATCGGCGAATATCTCGCCGAGAACGTGCTGGACAGCCTGCCGAAGGACCTCGTCGACTTCATGCTCAAGACGAGCATCCTCGGACGGCTCTCCGGCGAGCTCTGCCGCGCCGTCACCGGCGAGGCGGCCAGCGCCCAGTTCCTGGATGCGCTGGAGCGGCAGGAGCTGTTCCTGCTGCCGCTCGATGAGGAGCGGCAGTGGTTCCGCTACCACCACCTGTTCGCCCGCTTCCTGCAGCGCCGGCTGGAAAGGGAGCACCCCGGCCTGATGCCCAAGCTGCATCTCGCCGCCTCCGACTGGTTCGCCGCCCACGGCCAGACGGCGGAGGCGCTGGCCCACGCCCTGGCGGCAGATGAGGTGGAGCGGGCCATCGCCCTGGTGGAGAAGGACGCCATGGCACTGATGCAGAACAGCTACATGTCCACCCTGCTCGGCCTGGTGGCGCAGCTGCCCCAGGCCCGGCTGTTCGACCGGCCCATCCTGCAGACCGCCGTCGCCTGGGCCCACTGCCTCACCCACCACCCGCACGAATCCGAGGAGGCGCTGGCCCACGTGATCCGCGTGGCGTCGACGCAACCCCCGCAGACGCAGAAGCTGCTCCTCGGCGAGGCCAACGTCATCCGCGCCTGCAACGGCGTCTATGCTGACCGCATCGACGACGTGGAGACCATGGTGAGGCCCTGCCTCAACGAAAGCGCCATCTATTCGCCCTGGGTCGTCGGCGTGGCGGCCAACATCCTGACCTACCGCCACATCCACACCTACCAGTTCGACAAGGTGGCACCGCTGCAGACCTGGGCACGCGACTACCAGGACCGCGCCCAGGGGCTGTTCAGCGGCGTCTATGGCCGCTGCTTCTCCGGCATCGCCGCCTGCTGGGCCGGCGACCTGGCGCTGGGCAAGAAGCACTTTCTCGACGCGCTGGTGCTGGCCCGGGACACCGCCGGCCGGCAATCCCACGCCGCCCGGCTCGCCGGCGCCCTGCTCGGGCAACTGAAGTACGAAGCCAACGAGCTGGAGGAGACAGAGCAGCTCCTGCAGGAAAGCCGCATCCTGGGATTCGAGGGCGGCGTGGTGGACTTCTATCTGGCGACCTTCATCTCCACCTGCCGGCTTATGGTGCAGAAGGGCGACTACGCCGAGGCCAGCGCTATCCTGCAGGAGGGCGAGGATACGGCCCGGCATCTGCGCCTCGACCGCCTGGCCATGGCGGTGGCCGGCGAGCGCGTGCGGCTCAGCCTACTGGTCGGAGACATCCGTGGGGCGGAACGTACCCTAGCCGACTTCGACGGGCGTTTCGCCGGCGCGGAGCCCCCCGTCGCCGGCATCGCTGCCCAGATCTGGGACTACCGGGAGATGGCCCGGGCGCGGCTGCTGTGCGAACAGGGATATCCGGAACAGGCGGTGACCATCCTGCGCACCCAGTCGCGCCGCGCCCAGGACAGCGGGCGCAAGTACCATGAGGTCGCCATCAATGTCCTGCTGGCCATTGCCCTGGATGTGGCCGGCCAGGGGGCGGACGCGGAGGAGACGCTGGCGCGCACCGTCGCCGACGCGGTCCCGCGCGGCATCATCCGCACCTTCCTCGACGAGGGACCGCGCGTGGTGGTGATCCTGGAACGCCTGCGCGAGAAGGCGCGCCGCCATCAGGCGGCCGCCGGCGGGCTGCCGGAGTTCGGCGCCTCGGCCAATCTGCTGGTCACCACCAGCCGCCACCCGGACCGCGGACTGCCCTTGCTCGTCGCCTCGCGAGCACCCGCAACTTCAACGGAATACGGCGCCCGCACCCGCGCCCCGTTCGACGACAGCCTGAAACGGCGCGAGATCGACATCATCCGCTTCCTCGACCAGGGCCGTTCCAACAAGGAAATCGCCCGCGCGCTGGGCATCAGCGTCGATACGGTGAAGTGGTACCTGAAGGCGATCTTCTGCAAGCTGGGCGTGGCCCGTCGCGGCCAGGCCATCGCCGAGGCGCGGCGGTTGCGGTTGCTGGATGAGCCGTGA
- a CDS encoding DoxX family protein has protein sequence MNTCTPWTQWPRRIIALFERIPHSAIALLARFSIAAVFWKSGQTKIEGLAIDLIDGQWQLGWPHLSDSAVELFRSEYQLPVLPPELAALLAAFAEHLFPLLLLVGLATRFSALALLGMTAVIQFLVYPGAYPTHGTWAAVLLYLMVYGPGTLSMDHVIARRCRHG, from the coding sequence ATGAACACCTGCACCCCTTGGACCCAATGGCCGCGCCGCATCATCGCCCTGTTCGAGCGCATTCCGCACAGCGCCATCGCGCTGCTCGCACGGTTTTCTATCGCAGCGGTGTTTTGGAAATCGGGCCAGACGAAGATCGAAGGGCTGGCTATCGACCTCATTGACGGGCAGTGGCAGCTCGGCTGGCCGCATCTGTCCGACAGCGCCGTGGAGCTGTTTCGCAGCGAGTACCAACTGCCCGTGCTGCCGCCGGAACTGGCGGCGCTGCTGGCGGCGTTTGCCGAACATCTGTTCCCGCTGCTGCTGCTCGTCGGACTGGCCACGCGCTTTTCCGCATTGGCCCTGCTGGGCATGACCGCGGTGATCCAGTTTCTGGTCTACCCCGGCGCCTACCCGACCCACGGCACCTGGGCGGCGGTGCTGCTCTACCTGATGGTGTATGGGCCGGGGACGTTATCGATGGATCATGTCATCGCGCGTCGTTGCCGCCACGGCTGA
- a CDS encoding RNA polymerase factor sigma-70: MNHEASPSVTTPAAESGVSPLEGAFLEDLRRQMLKFATLQLSDPHAAEDAVQEALIGAMKNAASFGGRSAFKTWVFTILKNKIADELRQRQRLVDASSLLQAAQDDEDFSELFDRRGFWHADERPQRWADPEGALHDAQFWRVFEACLTQLPARQAQVFMMREFLELESPQICASVGITVNNLNVMLHRARLRLRECLENRWFLEGKPC; this comes from the coding sequence ATGAACCATGAGGCGTCGCCCAGCGTGACGACACCCGCAGCCGAGTCAGGCGTATCTCCCTTGGAGGGCGCGTTCCTGGAGGACTTGCGTCGGCAGATGCTCAAGTTCGCCACGCTGCAACTATCGGATCCGCACGCGGCCGAAGATGCCGTGCAAGAGGCGCTGATTGGCGCGATGAAAAACGCCGCTTCGTTCGGCGGACGCTCAGCCTTCAAGACCTGGGTGTTTACGATCCTCAAGAACAAGATCGCCGACGAGCTGCGCCAAAGACAGCGCCTGGTGGATGCCAGCAGCCTGCTGCAGGCGGCACAGGATGACGAGGACTTTTCCGAATTGTTCGACCGGCGCGGCTTCTGGCACGCCGATGAACGGCCGCAGCGCTGGGCGGACCCGGAAGGCGCGCTGCACGATGCGCAGTTCTGGCGGGTGTTCGAAGCCTGTCTGACTCAGCTCCCGGCTCGACAGGCGCAGGTGTTCATGATGCGGGAATTTCTCGAACTGGAATCACCGCAGATTTGCGCCAGTGTCGGCATCACCGTGAACAATCTGAACGTCATGCTGCACCGGGCCCGCCTGAGATTGCGCGAGTGCCTGGAAAACCGTTGGTTTCTGGAGGGCAAACCATGTTGA
- a CDS encoding YiiX/YebB-like N1pC/P60 family cysteine hydrolase yields the protein MNAGLHRVGRWLARYLARPVHVHGTAPPVPPERLLACLQPGDVLLVEGNSRVSTAIKYLTQSTWSHAALFVGFAPLTAVGRDPSHCFVEADIVDGVRSVGVDAFAGLHTRICRPVGLREADRERLIAYVIARLGHQYDLRNVIDLARYLLPTPPVPTRWRRRLLALGSGEPTRAICSTLIAQAFQSIRYPILPIIEQRQTEAADCPGCLEEILHVRHHSLFTPRDFDVSPYFEVVKPTLAAGFDYTALHWGESPTPPAMQPRQS from the coding sequence ATGAACGCAGGCCTGCACCGTGTCGGTCGCTGGCTCGCTCGGTATCTCGCACGGCCCGTGCATGTGCATGGCACGGCACCGCCGGTACCGCCCGAGCGCCTGTTGGCCTGTCTGCAACCGGGGGACGTGCTGCTGGTGGAAGGCAACAGCCGCGTCAGCACGGCGATCAAGTACCTGACCCAGTCCACCTGGTCGCACGCCGCGCTCTTTGTGGGCTTTGCCCCGTTGACCGCGGTGGGGCGCGATCCCTCGCATTGCTTCGTCGAGGCCGACATCGTCGATGGCGTACGCAGCGTTGGGGTGGATGCGTTTGCGGGCTTGCACACCCGCATCTGCCGTCCGGTGGGCTTGCGTGAGGCCGATCGTGAGCGGCTCATCGCCTACGTGATCGCCCGCCTGGGCCACCAGTACGATTTGCGCAATGTGATCGATCTGGCGCGTTACCTGCTGCCGACCCCACCCGTGCCAACCCGCTGGCGGCGACGCCTGCTGGCCCTGGGCAGCGGCGAGCCCACGCGCGCCATCTGCTCCACGCTGATCGCGCAGGCTTTCCAGTCCATCCGCTATCCCATTCTGCCCATCATTGAGCAACGACAAACGGAAGCGGCAGACTGCCCTGGATGCCTGGAAGAAATCCTGCACGTGCGCCACCACAGCCTGTTTACACCGCGCGACTTTGACGTGTCCCCCTATTTCGAGGTGGTCAAACCCACCTTGGCCGCTGGCTTCGATTACACCGCCTTGCATTGGGGCGAGTCACCGACCCCACCCGCCATGCAGCCACGTCAGTCCTGA